A stretch of the Jatrophihabitans sp. genome encodes the following:
- a CDS encoding alpha/beta hydrolase gives MSDREQNVSWRPDMLGEGYSQHVLDLGADPDGEGAIAAVLVRRDRHPAEVAHGAVLYVHGFSDYFFQTELADFFAERGLAFFGLDLRKSGRARRSGQTAHYVSDLALCDAELEAALDVVSGEHPGQPVVVVAHSTGGLITPLWLDRRRQAGRVAPVAGLILNSPWFDLQGKAVHRGPLTQALRVLGKAQPLRPLRLPTGVYGSTIHTSGTGDWSFDLELKPLTGFPVTLGWLNAVRRGHSRLHRGLDIGAPSLVLRSDRTHLSTRYSELSDRADTVLDVQQIARWAGCLGGETTVAPIPGARHDVFLSLSEPRHEAYTRVERWLGEHGLTGESPRGEKEHQPATQDMSSR, from the coding sequence GTGAGCGACAGAGAACAGAACGTTTCATGGCGGCCGGACATGCTGGGCGAGGGGTACTCCCAGCATGTTCTCGACCTGGGAGCTGATCCTGACGGCGAGGGCGCCATCGCGGCGGTGCTCGTCCGGCGTGACCGGCATCCGGCGGAGGTCGCGCACGGCGCGGTGCTCTACGTGCACGGGTTCTCCGACTACTTCTTCCAGACCGAGCTGGCCGACTTCTTCGCCGAACGCGGCTTGGCGTTCTTCGGCCTGGACCTGCGCAAGTCCGGGCGGGCCCGCCGGTCAGGGCAGACGGCGCATTACGTCTCCGACCTGGCCCTGTGCGACGCCGAGCTCGAGGCGGCGCTCGACGTCGTGTCCGGCGAGCACCCCGGGCAGCCGGTCGTCGTCGTGGCGCACTCGACGGGCGGGCTGATCACGCCGCTCTGGCTGGACCGCCGTCGCCAGGCGGGCAGGGTGGCGCCGGTCGCCGGGCTGATTCTCAACAGCCCGTGGTTCGACCTGCAAGGCAAGGCCGTCCACCGTGGACCCCTGACGCAGGCGCTGCGCGTCCTGGGCAAGGCCCAGCCGTTGCGCCCGCTGAGACTGCCCACCGGCGTGTACGGCTCGACGATCCACACCAGCGGCACCGGTGACTGGAGCTTCGACCTGGAGCTCAAGCCGCTGACCGGTTTTCCGGTGACCCTGGGCTGGCTCAACGCCGTCCGCCGTGGCCACTCCCGCCTGCATCGCGGACTGGACATCGGGGCGCCGTCACTGGTGCTGCGCTCGGACCGCACGCATTTGTCCACGCGGTACTCAGAGCTCAGCGATCGGGCCGACACCGTGCTCGATGTCCAGCAGATCGCTCGCTGGGCCGGTTGCCTGGGCGGTGAGACCACCGTGGCGCCGATCCCGGGAGCGCGTCACGACGTCTTTCTGTCCTTGTCCGAACCGCGACACGAGGCCTACACCCGAGTCGAGCGCTGGCTTGGCGAGCATGGCTT